A section of the Phaseolus vulgaris cultivar G19833 chromosome 8, P. vulgaris v2.0, whole genome shotgun sequence genome encodes:
- the LOC137826731 gene encoding uncharacterized protein isoform X4, which yields MDTVVSTTIESTVKTVGRVVKRQVGYFFNYKDKFKELKSYIQKLEHNRERLQHQVDDALRNADEIENDVQGCLKLMDEKIKEYKSYIHNEYHAKTICSLGFFPNNFQLRYQLGREATKKVEEIIRDELWKKGFDNVSYQKGPSIDATFSNMGYESFPSRNTNMEMILKALEDSTVDMIGVHGPGGVGKTALVKEVAKIVQEKKLFKTVVIANISRNPDFKKIQGQIADMLGMRLEGESEIARVDRIRKRLKNEKENALIILDDLWDGLDLNKLGIPCNDDESQRGVSNISDFGNNDDISNFAYNKTKKKELSKVDLNSMKKEKLFRRYKGGKVLLTSRYKQVLCNQMDVQQSSTFSVGVLDKKEAETLLKKVADVKTSEFDENAIEIAKWSAGFPIALVSIGRTLKHKSLSAWEDVCQQIKRQSFTEEWGFTDFSIKLSYDHLKNEQLKCIFLHCARMGHDALIMDLVKFCIGLNLLQGVHTITDARKRVKEVIHELEESSLLVRSYSDDRFTMHDIVRDVAISISSKEKHVFFMKNSILDEWPHEDDFERYTAIFLHYCDINDELPESIHCPRLEVLHIDNKSESFEIPDDFFKSMVRLRVLVLTGVNLSCLPSSIKCLKKLRILCLERCTLGNNLSIIGELKNLRILTLSGSKYESLPLEFGQLNKLQLLDISNCSKLREIRSNIIPRMNTLEELYIRDNLILWEAEENINSGNARMSELRNLNQLQNLDIHIQSSGHFPRNLFFDNLKSYKIVIGEFNLLNLNKVGEFKVPDKYEEVKFLALNLEEGIDIHSEKWVKMLLKNVECLLLGELNDVQDIFYELNVEGFPNLKHLSIVNNFGIKYIINPAERFYPLLTFPKLESIWLYKLHNLEIICDNRLVEASFRSLKVIKIKACVKLGNLFPFSMVRLLTVLETIEVCDCDSLKEIVSDERQTHDDKIEFPQLRVLTLKCLPTFTCLYTIDKMSDSAQSLQDRVQQHRNKDIFTDIENGVINSCLPLFNEKVSIPKLEWLELSSINIQKIWSDQYDHCFQNLLTLNVTDCGNLKYLLSLSMAGSLVNLQSLFLSECEMMEDIFPSENEEYIDVFPKLKKIEIICMENLGTIWNSHIGLHSFRSLDSLIITECHKLVTIFPCYMGQRFHNLQSLTVTNCNLVENIFDFTNIPHSYDIIETNLDNIFLEMLPNLIHVWKDNTCEILKYNNLRSISVDESKNLKYLFPLSISIDLEKLEVLKIRDCGAMKEIVAWDKHASEDAINFKFPHLNTLSLIDLNDLRSFYSGAHTLEWPALKELDIVDCIMLEGLTSKIINSTVQPIVLATEKVLYNLENMSFSLNEAEWLQKYIANVHKMHKLEELTLFGLNNSEILFWFLHRLPNLKILSLKLCHLERIWGFENLISREKIGVVMQLEEFRLNCMWALEEIGFEHDVLLQRVKCLIILQCKKLRNLASSSVSFSYLRYLEVGNCMMRNLMTTSTAKTLVQLKTMKVSSCPMIVEIVAENVEEKVEEIEFKVLESLELVSLQNLKCFSNVEKCDLKFPLLEKLVVSECPQMTKLSEVQSAPNLEKVHVAAEEKDKWYWEGDLNATLQKHFTDQVSFEYSKYARLIDYPETKGVRHDKPVFPDNFFNCLEKLEFDAACKRDVLIPSHVLLHLKNLKELNVHSSNAVKVIFDIDEIEIKMKRIFFRLEKLTLKNLQNLKCVWKENLEGTVSFPNLQEVVVHGCGSLVTLFSVSLARNLEKLKTLEIQECDKLVEIVEKEDAMETGMTVFVFPCLYHLTFSSMPLLSCFYPGKHHLECPLLYSLHVQYCPKLKLFTSNFDDGENQGVIEAPISPLQQPLFSVEILSSPKLKKLVLNEKIIMLLSDARLPQDLLYKLNHLSLCFGDDNNEKDTLPFDFFHKVPNLEELVVENCFGLKEIFPSQKLQVHDTVLVRLKELFLLQLNELDWVGLEHPWVQPYSEKLELLYLSNCPQVEKIVYFAVSFINLKQLYVKLCEKMEYLFTFTTLKSLVKLESLVVEECESIKEIAKNEDEDDCDEIVFGQLTLIELNCLPSLVSFYSGNATLRCSSLVAVKVTECPNMETFSQGVIKAPTLLGIQTSEDIDVTFNDDLNTTIRRLFHQKVIHQS from the exons ATGGACACAGTTGTCTCTACAACAATTGAGAGTACAGTGAAAACTGTAGGACGCGTGGTCAAACGACAAGTGGGCTACTTTTTCAATTACAAAGACAAATTTAAAGAGTTGAAATCTTACATTCAGAAGTTGGAACATAATAGGGAGAGGCTACAACATCAAGTTGATGATGCACTAAGGAATGCAGATGAAATTGAAAATGACGTTCAAGGTTGCTTAAAGCTGATGGATGAGAAGATAAAAGAATACAAAAGCTATATTCACAATGAATATCATGCAAAGACAATTTGCTCACTTGGTTTCTTTCCAAATAACTTCCAACTGAGGTATCAACTAGGCAGAGAAGCTACAAAGAAGGTAGAGGAAATCATACGAGATGAACTTTGGAAGAAAGGATTTGACAATGTTTCGTATCAAAAAGGCCCATCCATTGATGCTACTTTTTCAAACATGGGCTATGAGAGCTTTCCGTCTAGAAATACAAATATGGAGATGATTTTGAAAGCACTGGAAGACTCTACTGTTGATATGATTGGAGTTCATGGGCCTGGTGGTGTTGGTAAGACCGCTTTAGTGAAAGAAGTTGCTAAGATAGTTCAAGAAAAGAAGTTGTTCAAGACCGTGGTTATAGCAAATATTAGCAGAAATCCTgatttcaaaaaaattcaagGACAAATTGCTGACATGCTAGGAATGAGATTAGAAGGGGAAAGTGAGATTGCAAGAGTAGATCGTATTAGAAAGAGGTTAAAGAACGAAAAGGAGAACGCCCTTATTATCCTTGATGATCTATGGGATGGATTGGACTTGAATAAACTTGGGATTCCATGTAATGATGATGAAAGCCAACGAGGGGTCAGTAACATATCTGATTTTGGAAACAACGATGACATATCTAATTTTGCTTACAATAAGACAAAGAAAAAAGAGTTGTCCAAAGTTGATTTGAATAGCATGAAAAAGGAAAAGTTATTCAGGCGTTACAAAGGAGGCAAAGTTCTTCTAACATCTAGATATAAACAAGTACTATGTAATCAAATGGATGTGCAACAGAGCTCAACTTTTTCAGTGGGAGTCCTTGATAAAAAAGAGGCAGAGACTTTGCTTAAGAAAGTCGCTGATGTAAAAACTTCTGAGTTTGATGAGAATGCTATTGAAATTGCAAAATGGAGTGCTGGATTTCCCATAGCATTAGTTTCCATAGGAAGGACACTAAAGCATAAAAGCTTATCCGCATGGGAGGATGTTTGTCAACAAATTAAAAGACAAAGTTTTACAGAAGAATGGGGATTTACTGACTTCTCTATCAAGTTGAGCTACGATCATCTAAAAAATGAGCAGCTAAAGTGTATTTTCTTACATTGTGCAAGAATGGGACATGATGCTTTGATTATGGACTTGGTCAAATTTTGCATTGGTTTGAATTTGCTGCAAGGAGTCCACACAATTACAGATGCGAGGAAAAGAGTGAAGGAGGTTATACATGAGCTAGAAGAATCGAGTTTGTTAGTGAGGAGTTATTCTGATGACCGCTTCACCATGCATGACATTGTGCGAGATGTTGCTATTTCAATATCATCTAAAGAAAAACATgtgttttttatgaaaaattccattcttgatgagtggcctcacGAAGATGACTTTGAAAGGTACACTGCCATTTTTTTACACTATTGTGACATCAATGATGAGCTTCCTGAGAGTATACATTGTCCTAGACTTGAAGTCTTACATATTGACAATAAAAGTGAATCTTTCGAAATACCAGATGACTTTTTTAAATCTATGGTTCGACTTAGAGTGTTGGTATTGACTGGTGTTAATCTATCTTGCTTACCTTCATCAATTAAATGCCTAAAAAAACTAAGAATACTTTGTTTGGAGAGATGCACTCTAGGAAATAACCTATCAATCATCGGTGAGTTAAAGAATCTACGAATCCTTACTCTTTCTGGGTCTAAATATGAAAGTTTGCCTCTTGAATTTGGGCAATTGAATAAGCTTCAGCTTTTGGACATAAGCAATTGTTCAAAACTAAGAGAAATAAGGTCCAATATCATACCAAGGATGAACACTTTAGAGGAACTTTATATCAGAGACAATCTGATTCTATGGGAGGCTGAGGAAAATATCAATAGTGGAAATGCTAGAATGTCTGAGTTGAGGAACTTGAATCAGTTGCAAAATCTAGACATACACATTCAGAGTTCTGGCCATTTTCCACGAAACTTGTTTTTCGACAATTTGAAAAGTTACAAGATTGTCATTGGTGAATTCAACTTGCTTAACTTGAATAAAGTTGGAGAATTCAAAGTCCCTGACAAGTATGAGGAGGTGAAATTTTTGGCATTGAACCTAGAAGAAGGTATTGATATTCATTCAGAAAAATGGGTTAAAATGTTGTTAAAAAATGTTGAATGTTTACTGTTGGGGGAACTCAACGATGTTCAAGATATTTTCTATGAATTAAATGTTGAGGGATTTCCAAATTTGAAGCATTTATCCATTGTAAACAATTTTGGCATTAAGTATATTATCAACCCTGCGGAGCGGTTTTACCCTTTACTCACTTTTCCCAAATTGGAGTCCATATGGCTTTACAAACTGCATAATTTGGAGATAATATGTGACAATCGGCTTGTAGAGGCATCTTTTCGTAGTTTAAAAGTGATCAAGATTAAAGCATGTGTTAAATTGGGAAACCTTTTCCCATTTTCCATGGTTCGACTCCTCACTGTGCTTGAAACAATTGAAGTCTGTGATTGTGATTCTTTGAAGGAGATAGTTTCAGATGAAAGACAAACTCATGATGACAAGATTGAGTTTCCCCAGTTACGAGTTTTAACGTTAAAGTGTTTACCAACATTTACTTGTTTATATACCATTGATAAGATGTCTGATAGTGCACAATCGTTGCAAGACCGAGTACAGCAACACAGGAACAAAGATATTTTCACTGACATCGAGAACGGGGTCATTAATTCTTGCCTTCCACTCTTCAATGAAAAG GTTTCAATTCCCAAATTAGAATGGTTGGAGTTATCCTCAATCAACATCCAGAAGATATGGAGTGACCAATATGACCATTGTTTTCAAAATTTGCTCACGTTGAACGTGACAGATTGTGGTAATTTAAAGTATTTACTATCACTCTCCATGGCTGGAAGTTTGGTGAATCTTCAAAGCCTTTTTCTAAGTGAATGTGAAATGATGGAGGATATATTTCCTTCAGAAAATGAAGAG TATATTGATGTTTTTCCAAAGTTGAAGAAAATAGAGATCATTTGCATGGAGAACCTCGGTACCATTTGGAATTCCCATATTGGTTTACATTCCTTTCGTAGTTTGGACTCTTTGATAATAACAGAGTGTCATAAACTTGTTACGATTTTTCCTTGTTATATGGGGCAAAGATTTCATAACCTTCAAAGCTTGACAGTTACAAATTGCAACTTGGTGGAAAACATATTTGATTTTACAAATATTCCACATTCTTATGATATAATTGAAACAAACTTGGATAATATATTTCTAGAAATGCTTCCAAATTTGATACACGTATGGAAGGATAACACCTGTGAAatacttaaatataataatttgcGAAGCATAAGTGTTGATGAgagtaaaaatttaaaatatctctTTCCACTTTCTATTTCAATTGACCTAGAAAAATTGGAAGTCCTTAAGATAAGGGACTGTGGGGCAATGAAAGAGATTGTTGCTTGGGACAAACATGCAAGTGAAGATGCTATCAACTTTAAGTTCCCTCATTTAAACACTCTATCATTGATAGACTTAAATGATTTGAGGAGTTTCTACTCAGGAGCTCACACTTTAGAGTGGCCAGCATTAAAGGAATTGGATATAGTCGATTGTATCATGTTGGAAGGGTTGACTTCAAAAATCATAAATTCAACAGTGCAACCAATTGTTTTAGCTACAGAAAAG gtgTTGTACAACTTGGAAAATATGTCATTTAGCTTGAACGAAGCAGAGTGGTTGCAGAAATACATTGCTAATGTTCACAAAATGCACAAACTAGAAGAACTTACCTTGTTTGGATTGAATAATAGTGAAATTCTCTTTTGGTTTCTTCATAGACTtccaaatttgaaaattttaagtTTGAAACTTTGTCACTTGGAAAGGATTTGGGGTTTTGAAAATCTTATTTCACGTGAAAAAATAGGTGTTGTTATGCAACTTGAAGAGTTTAGGTTAAATTGCATGTGGGCTCTTGAAGAGATTGGCTTTGAGCATGACGTGCTTCTTCAAAGGGTAAAATGCTTAATCATTCTACAATGTAAAAAATTGAGAAATCTAGCGTCGTCCTCAGTGTCTTTTAGTTACTTAAGATATTTAGAAGTGGGGAACTGCATGATGAGGAATTTAATGACAACCTCAACTGCTAAAACCTTGGTTCAACTCAAAACGATGAAAGTAAGTTCATGTCCAATGATTGTGGAAATCGTTGCAGAAAATGTTGAGGAAAAAGTAGAAGAGATTGAGTTTAAAGTATTAGAATCATTAGAATTGGTGTCTCTACAAAATCTCAAGTGTTTCTCGAATGTGGAGAAGTGTGACTTAAAATTCCCACTACTGGAAAAATTAGTAGTGAGTGAATGCCCTCAAATGACAAAATTATCTGAAGTCCAAAGTGCTCCAAACCTAGAGAAAGTACATGTTGCAGCCGAAGAAAAAGACAAGTGGTATTGGGAAGGTGATTTGAATGCAACCCTGCAGAAACATTTCACAGATCAG gTTTCTTTTGAATATTCAAAGTATGCAAGACTTATTGATTATCCTGAGACGAAAGGTGTTCGGCACGACAAACCTGTTTTCccagataatttttttaactgttTAGAGAAATTGGAATTCGATGCAGCATGTAAAAGAGATGTTTTGATTCCCTCTCATGTCCTTCTTCACTTGAAGAACTTAAAAGAATTGAATGTGCATAGTTCGAATGCAGTGAAGGTAATATTTGACATTGATGAGATTGAGATCAAGATGAAGAGAATATTCTTTCGTTTGGAAAAACTTACTTTAAAAAACTTGCAAAATTTGAAATGTGTATGGAAGGAAAACCTCGAAGGAACTGTCAGCTTTCCCAATTTGCAAGAAGTGGTTGTTCATGGTTGTGGAAGCTTGGTAACATTGTTTTCTGTATCCCTAGCCAGAAATCTTGAGAAGCTTAAAACACTTGAAATACAAGAGTGTGATAAATTGGTAGAAATAGttgaaaaagaagatgcaatGGAAACGGGGATGACAGTATTTGTGTTTCCTTGTTTGTACCATCTAACTTTTTCGAGTATGCCACTCTTGAGTTGCTTTTATCCTGGAAAACATCATCTGGAATGTCCCTTGTTATATTCGCTACATGTGCAATATTGTCCTAAGTTAAAGCTATTCACATCAAACTTTGACGATGGTGAGAATCAAGGAGTTATAGAGGCTCCAATTAGCCCACTACAGCAACCTTTGTTCTCTGTTGAAATATTG TCTTCTCCGAAACTGAAGAAGTTGGTACTCAATGAGAAAATTATTATGTTGTTGAGCGATGCACGTTTGCCACAAGACCTTCTTTACAAGTTAAATCATCTTTCTTTGTGCTTTGGGGATGATAACAATGAGAAAGATACTTTGCCTTTTGATTTCTTTCACAAGGTACCCAATTTAGAAGAACTTGTTGTAGAAAACTGCTTTGGTCTGAAGGAGATATTTCCCTCTCAAAAGCTTCAAGTTCATGACACAGTACTTGTGAGATTGAAAGAATTATTCTTGCTTCAGCTAAATGAGTTAGATTGGGTAGGTTTAGAGCACCCATGGGTACAACCATACTCCGAAAAGCTTGAATTATTATATCTCAGCAACTGTCCTCAAGtagaaaaaatagtttattttgcAGTGTCTTTCATCAATCTTAAACAGTTGTATGTGAAGCTCTGTGAAAAGATGGAGTATTTATTCACATTTACAACACTCAAAAGTTTGGTGAAACTTGAGAGCCTAGTTGTGGAGGAGTGTGAATCAATAAAAGAAATTGCAaaaaatgaagatgaagatgattgTGATGAGATAGTATTCGGACAACTTACATTGATTGAGCTAAATTGCTTACCAAGTTTAGTGAGCTTTTATTCAGGGAATGCCACTTTGCGATGCTCGTCTTTGGTAGCAGTGAAGGTAACTGAATGCCCTAATATGGAAACTTTCTCTCAAGGAGTCATAAAAGCTCCAACTTTATTGGGGATTCAAACATCAGAGGATATTGATGTAACATTCAACGACGATCTCAACACAACGATTCGGAGGTTGTTTCACCAAAAG GTAATCCATCAGTCATAA